A genomic region of Lysinibacillus sp. 2017 contains the following coding sequences:
- the hemA gene encoding glutamyl-tRNA reductase produces the protein MHTLVVGLNYKTAPVEIREKLSFIEQDIPNAMAALQNQKSILENVIVSTCNRTEIYAVVDQLHTGRYYIKQFLANWFNIPMEQFENHLFIREEDDSLNHLFRVTAGIDSMVLGETQILGQVKKSFLKGQEVGTTGTVYNHLFKQAVTFAKRAHSETAIGENAVSVSYAAVELAKKIFGSLQNKHVAILGAGKMGELAIQNLHGNGVGKVTVINRTFEKAQNLASKFDGDAKAMNELQCTLLEADILISSTGATDYVIDYDLMKDVAKFRKGDPLFMVDIAVPRDLDPKIGDVPNVFLYDIDDLQGIVQANLAERERAANEITAMIQDEIVQFKDWFKTLGVVPVISALRKKAASIQEETMISIENKMPDLTERERKILNKHTKSIINQLLKNPILQAKEMANSDTAAQELALFQQIFGIEEDVQQEVRLQQQEKPKSEQVGTDLSGNASFSF, from the coding sequence ATGCATACATTAGTGGTAGGCCTGAATTATAAAACAGCGCCAGTTGAAATTCGTGAAAAATTATCCTTTATTGAACAGGATATTCCGAATGCAATGGCTGCGTTGCAAAATCAAAAAAGCATTTTAGAAAATGTAATTGTATCTACATGTAACCGTACTGAAATTTATGCGGTAGTTGATCAATTACATACAGGTCGTTATTATATTAAGCAATTTTTAGCCAACTGGTTTAACATTCCTATGGAACAATTTGAAAATCATTTATTCATTCGTGAGGAAGATGATTCATTAAATCACTTGTTCCGTGTAACTGCCGGTATTGACTCCATGGTATTAGGGGAAACGCAAATTTTAGGTCAAGTGAAAAAAAGCTTCCTTAAAGGTCAAGAAGTTGGTACGACTGGAACCGTTTACAATCATTTATTTAAACAAGCAGTTACATTTGCAAAACGTGCACATAGCGAAACAGCAATTGGTGAAAATGCCGTTTCTGTATCTTATGCAGCCGTTGAGTTAGCGAAAAAGATTTTTGGCTCATTACAAAACAAGCATGTTGCGATTTTAGGTGCTGGTAAAATGGGTGAACTTGCGATTCAAAATCTTCACGGTAATGGTGTCGGCAAAGTAACAGTTATTAATCGTACATTTGAAAAAGCACAAAACTTAGCATCAAAATTTGATGGTGATGCCAAAGCAATGAACGAATTACAATGTACACTTTTAGAAGCAGATATTTTAATTAGCTCAACTGGTGCAACAGATTATGTCATTGATTATGATTTAATGAAGGATGTTGCGAAGTTCCGTAAAGGCGATCCATTATTTATGGTCGACATTGCAGTGCCACGCGACTTAGATCCGAAAATCGGTGATGTACCGAATGTATTCTTATATGATATCGATGATTTACAAGGTATTGTACAAGCCAATTTAGCTGAACGTGAACGCGCGGCGAATGAAATTACGGCAATGATTCAAGATGAAATCGTTCAATTTAAAGATTGGTTCAAAACGTTAGGTGTTGTCCCAGTTATTTCTGCTCTACGTAAAAAAGCAGCTTCGATTCAAGAAGAGACGATGATCAGTATTGAAAATAAAATGCCAGATTTAACAGAGCGTGAACGTAAAATTTTAAATAAACATACAAAATCAATTATTAATCAGCTCTTAAAAAATCCAATTCTTCAGGCGAAAGAAATGGCAAATTCGGATACTGCAGCTCAAGAACTTGCTTTATTCCAACAAATTTTTGGCATTGAAGAAGATGTGCAACAAGAAGTGCGTTTACAACAGCAAGAGAAACCGAAAAGTGAACAAGTAGGAACAGATCTAAGTGGCAATGCAAGTTTTTCTTTTTAA
- a CDS encoding VWA domain-containing protein: protein MKTFKRIMAIILSCLLMFSVGLPMNATPADAATNNTIKDVKATHYSYPDVQWAVSNGYLTLDSLNKFYPNTQVKEWHMLKMLATLDKNYNFSIDQDVMYAYYGNLNVPLYGVSNTSKRNANISRGHFARIYAAMNGLDLSEAQAVQYLYLTEITNGTTGKRTFEDYKPNQTITRSDLATFMHRIVKQGTVALEGLAETASGKDNGKVTLPNNFIESKGGSVEIPLQPGKSVNDKENRPDVYKAVKDIEVESESLIANGVDSTLVTLQLRDSYGNDIPYDESLEFKVYSKAGATLSETGTNTSGNVTTVFTDGPELNVYVTAPALTKSVVDTICFEMVNPTDQYYTYKNQVIEASVRYVPTPELRISYEVYDPDQTDWAGGDVKPGVKPLPALPQGIGDGGTTVNFTEKGIITVTDVNVDGKLLKGSKWETYTNQSTGQLTQGNVNSEEIQYGNAELKLEGQTISVWLFEKILDNLIYGTENDTTWGGVGNAKVMYTINKEGRATYDLQGVITDEITSKFESTLLSAIIYLLDDEVLPKVDSITLTHEESVVAIKALYDRLSQIDKNLLQKEYADRIGKLEGAVAKIAVLNKGKELQQRPEGMDRYTKVIVNLVAPSGVVITDYRGTVEIEFNGKTKLVSFDTNTKDYNKGTGYAGSAVAYFDDILYGYSTIKAKLVDTDPRYTKVLESLYNKTVSKKAFTNSKFEQKSCKNNEIAFLVDHSGSIKKADKDNYISTKVNQMIQAAQVDPTHVYRFNNKAIHEASGAPSAVASTQNLLQYQPRDAKSTELIKSATTVVNNFSNNNTNKVLVIITDGKAKKNGLDNFKKLADAKGVKIFTISVGKYNSVNEGLLKSLAENGGQYFNISDVHDLHSPFQSILKALCGGTVDTGSMCLVADSLFNEGSVKLTKTNVAMEARINESCTNVTKVIVVFTANSGTTKFELKNANNGVYKLSKRITEFKQFNLYKEIEIEAYDANDSLIATKDVTL from the coding sequence ATGAAGACATTCAAACGAATTATGGCCATCATTTTATCGTGCTTATTAATGTTCTCTGTTGGATTACCAATGAACGCAACACCAGCAGATGCAGCAACGAATAATACGATTAAAGATGTGAAAGCTACGCATTATAGCTATCCGGATGTTCAATGGGCCGTAAGTAATGGCTATTTAACGTTAGATAGTTTAAATAAGTTTTACCCGAATACGCAAGTGAAGGAATGGCATATGTTAAAAATGCTTGCGACACTTGATAAAAACTACAATTTTAGTATTGATCAAGACGTAATGTATGCCTACTATGGAAATCTCAACGTTCCTTTGTATGGGGTATCGAACACATCGAAACGTAATGCCAATATTTCGCGCGGACATTTCGCACGAATTTATGCAGCAATGAATGGCTTAGATTTATCAGAAGCCCAAGCAGTTCAGTATTTATACTTAACGGAAATTACGAATGGGACAACGGGAAAACGTACGTTTGAAGACTATAAACCAAATCAAACGATTACTCGTAGTGATTTAGCTACTTTTATGCACCGTATTGTTAAGCAAGGTACTGTTGCATTGGAAGGCTTAGCAGAAACAGCATCTGGAAAAGACAATGGCAAGGTAACTTTACCGAATAACTTCATTGAAAGTAAGGGTGGCTCTGTAGAAATTCCATTGCAACCTGGTAAAAGTGTCAATGATAAAGAAAACCGTCCAGATGTATATAAAGCCGTAAAAGATATTGAAGTAGAATCCGAATCATTGATTGCCAATGGAGTAGATTCAACATTAGTTACACTTCAACTACGTGATAGTTACGGTAATGATATTCCTTACGATGAATCACTAGAATTTAAAGTATACTCTAAAGCAGGCGCAACACTTTCAGAGACAGGGACAAATACGAGTGGAAATGTAACGACAGTTTTCACAGATGGTCCTGAATTAAATGTCTATGTAACGGCACCCGCATTAACAAAATCGGTTGTGGATACAATTTGTTTTGAAATGGTCAACCCAACCGATCAATATTACACATATAAAAACCAAGTAATTGAAGCATCAGTCCGTTATGTTCCAACACCTGAATTGCGTATTTCTTATGAAGTATACGACCCAGATCAAACTGATTGGGCTGGCGGTGATGTGAAACCAGGTGTGAAACCTTTACCAGCATTACCACAAGGGATTGGTGATGGCGGCACAACAGTAAACTTCACTGAAAAAGGCATTATTACCGTTACAGACGTAAACGTTGATGGAAAATTATTAAAAGGTTCGAAGTGGGAAACCTATACAAACCAATCAACAGGTCAGTTGACGCAAGGAAATGTAAATTCTGAAGAGATTCAATACGGAAATGCAGAATTAAAATTAGAAGGACAAACCATTTCTGTTTGGTTATTTGAGAAAATCTTAGATAACTTAATTTATGGCACAGAAAATGATACGACCTGGGGTGGAGTAGGTAACGCCAAAGTGATGTACACGATCAACAAAGAAGGTCGTGCCACTTATGATTTACAAGGCGTGATTACGGATGAGATTACATCTAAATTCGAATCGACTTTGCTATCAGCGATTATTTACTTACTTGATGACGAAGTATTGCCAAAAGTTGATAGTATTACGCTAACACATGAAGAAAGTGTTGTGGCGATTAAAGCGTTATATGACCGTTTAAGTCAAATTGACAAAAACCTATTACAAAAAGAATATGCAGACCGAATTGGTAAACTTGAAGGTGCTGTAGCGAAAATTGCTGTTTTAAATAAAGGGAAAGAACTACAACAGCGCCCTGAAGGTATGGACCGATACACAAAAGTAATCGTGAACCTAGTAGCGCCAAGTGGTGTTGTTATTACCGATTACCGTGGTACAGTAGAAATCGAGTTTAACGGTAAAACAAAGCTTGTGTCATTCGATACAAATACAAAGGATTATAACAAAGGTACAGGTTACGCTGGTTCAGCAGTTGCATACTTCGATGATATTTTATACGGTTATTCAACGATAAAAGCAAAACTTGTCGATACCGATCCTCGTTATACGAAAGTATTAGAAAGCTTGTACAATAAAACAGTTTCGAAAAAAGCATTTACGAATTCAAAATTCGAACAAAAAAGCTGTAAAAATAACGAAATTGCCTTTTTAGTTGACCATTCAGGTTCAATTAAGAAAGCTGATAAAGACAACTATATTTCAACAAAAGTAAACCAAATGATTCAAGCGGCACAAGTAGATCCTACACATGTATATCGTTTTAATAATAAAGCGATTCATGAAGCATCAGGTGCGCCAAGTGCAGTTGCTAGTACCCAAAATTTATTGCAATATCAACCAAGAGATGCGAAATCGACAGAACTAATAAAATCTGCTACAACTGTTGTCAATAACTTCTCTAATAACAATACAAATAAAGTACTAGTCATCATTACAGATGGTAAGGCAAAGAAAAATGGTTTGGATAATTTTAAAAAATTAGCTGATGCTAAAGGTGTTAAAATTTTCACGATTTCAGTTGGTAAATACAACTCGGTTAATGAAGGACTATTAAAAAGCCTAGCAGAAAATGGCGGCCAATATTTTAATATTTCTGATGTACATGATTTACACAGTCCCTTCCAATCGATTTTAAAAGCATTATGTGGGGGAACAGTCGACACAGGCAGCATGTGCTTAGTAGCCGATTCACTATTTAACGAAGGCTCTGTTAAACTAACAAAAACAAATGTTGCAATGGAAGCACGAATTAATGAATCGTGTACAAATGTTACAAAAGTTATTGTTGTCTTTACGGCGAATAGCGGGACAACGAAATTTGAATTGAAAAATGCCAATAATGGTGTTTATAAGTTGTCAAAAAGGATAACGGAATTTAAGCAGTTCAACTTATACAAAGAGATAGAAATCGAAGCTTACGATGCAAATGATAGTTTAATTGCAACGAAAGATGTAACGCTATAA
- a CDS encoding S-layer homology domain-containing protein: MRKLKTVSTLFIFTMMLLALTALPKQSFAQSIDLTGGIKNEYQYEEYVFLSGKPIKFTGTSKSVSVTTKENKGKLTETYKFTLTGPNGEKLTRNFAYTYDVENYDQIGQSTATGDVSKYTEKIVIGAQTFTLVDYQLSKSTVTDKRPASDYYAGEAIARKTYTVAKDGKESVTVQIDSRNEGYENFWGATETQITEYNYTFENKGEVKEGTVTNTVSTTKSRTTEYNENTASLSSFNGNYKTISTADTVSKYEYDLPTKSGTVALDIEYMPKVEMLKIPKFRDLASSWAKGNIESLYALGILDDDSNFFSPSTPMLRYDFAIAIGKAIDLRVLEDTSKRKSKVPTKAIFRDVSKSKKDYDYLVASVQKGVITGTTPATFLPDSFLTREQAATILVRALGLEGKAPDPGYSTNFSDDYKISDYARDSVYIAEQIGLMSGSYGKFNPKGTLTRAEASAIIDRFLNHLETNLKQNYRDDMMNF; this comes from the coding sequence ATGCGGAAATTAAAAACTGTTTCGACGCTATTCATTTTTACCATGATGCTTTTGGCACTTACTGCGTTACCAAAACAATCCTTTGCACAGTCGATTGATTTAACAGGTGGTATAAAAAATGAATACCAATATGAAGAATACGTTTTCTTATCGGGAAAACCCATTAAGTTTACAGGTACCAGCAAAAGCGTCTCAGTCACAACAAAAGAAAATAAAGGTAAGTTAACAGAGACGTATAAATTTACACTAACAGGACCAAATGGCGAAAAATTAACGCGTAATTTTGCTTATACATATGATGTCGAAAACTATGATCAAATTGGGCAAAGTACAGCTACTGGTGATGTATCAAAGTATACTGAAAAGATCGTTATCGGTGCTCAAACATTTACATTAGTTGATTATCAATTATCAAAAAGTACAGTAACAGACAAGCGTCCAGCTTCCGATTATTATGCAGGTGAAGCGATTGCACGTAAAACGTATACTGTTGCCAAAGATGGTAAAGAATCAGTAACGGTTCAAATTGATAGCCGCAATGAAGGTTATGAAAACTTCTGGGGTGCAACGGAAACACAAATTACTGAATACAACTATACATTTGAAAATAAAGGCGAGGTAAAAGAGGGTACTGTAACGAATACTGTATCAACTACAAAATCCCGCACAACAGAATACAACGAAAATACCGCTTCATTATCCAGCTTTAATGGGAATTACAAAACAATTAGCACAGCGGATACCGTTTCTAAGTATGAATATGATTTACCAACAAAAAGTGGAACAGTGGCATTAGATATCGAATATATGCCAAAAGTCGAAATGTTAAAAATTCCGAAATTCCGTGATTTAGCGTCAAGTTGGGCAAAAGGTAATATCGAATCATTATATGCGCTTGGTATTTTAGATGATGATTCGAATTTCTTCTCTCCATCAACACCTATGCTTCGCTATGATTTCGCAATTGCCATTGGAAAGGCAATTGATTTACGCGTATTAGAAGATACTTCAAAACGTAAATCAAAAGTGCCAACAAAAGCGATTTTTAGAGATGTATCAAAAAGTAAGAAAGATTATGATTACCTAGTAGCATCTGTTCAAAAGGGTGTTATAACAGGTACGACGCCAGCGACGTTTTTACCAGATAGTTTTTTAACACGCGAACAAGCAGCAACTATTTTAGTTCGTGCCTTAGGACTTGAAGGAAAAGCACCAGATCCAGGCTATTCAACGAACTTCAGTGATGATTATAAAATTAGCGATTATGCACGTGATTCAGTTTATATCGCTGAACAAATCGGTCTAATGTCTGGAAGCTATGGTAAATTTAATCCAAAAGGAACATTAACTCGTGCAGAGGCATCGGCTATTATTGATCGCTTCTTAAACCATTTAGAAACGAATCTAAAACAAAATTATCGTGATGATATGATGAACTTTTGA
- a CDS encoding phosphate ABC transporter ATPase gives MLKKFTILFLAIIFVLAMLPFEQPAEASANYTYVKANYNETADKKGNVTRTLKTVTVMSSTGKYVNFSVDNSTLYYVNNTKTTISGLKAGMKVTVYASGTKATKIQGTTNNGSGAIVANSKQILGAVTEIDPNGLYIKVKPDGGSNQMYTVNYNTGFFKDSNSVDLDVLYVGDRVRLKFASANTKTVSQVEIVSSSSILVQDLYKAKLNTVNTGNNTITVKNSHPLLNWEFGTAVSQAQKTYTFTNNTSIYVGNTKITKAKLKNYQNSDLYFVTAKQFSKEIVNKIIVLKNNEFTFYQPVTSTDLTFNHFVLSNKRNLEYHKGSILIRNGRLIEPEGFNSMNSANSMVQTSAFVIADGVANPKYAHVVDITNDSLSAPNLAGHQLYFGMLDLADLDAYKLELTDVLQYKNNHWSKYNANSIFAFSNSTDATEFNNTLVFPEMELDSYEGDYGYFYVKNGHVQAIHFVGNDLGYAHLTTTGRIKSINSNTMTVNNASQWLESSGEWTYLGESEVDLDNIMFIKGGKVVDKTQLKSNDRVVLLMDENEHTHIVIVN, from the coding sequence TTGCTAAAAAAATTCACAATTTTATTTCTAGCAATTATTTTTGTTTTGGCCATGTTACCGTTCGAGCAACCAGCTGAAGCATCAGCTAATTATACATATGTAAAAGCCAATTATAATGAAACAGCAGATAAAAAGGGGAATGTGACACGTACGTTAAAAACTGTAACGGTCATGTCAAGTACAGGGAAGTATGTCAACTTTTCTGTTGATAATTCAACTTTGTACTATGTAAACAATACGAAAACAACAATTAGTGGTTTGAAAGCCGGCATGAAAGTTACCGTTTATGCCAGCGGTACAAAGGCGACAAAAATACAAGGAACCACAAATAACGGCAGCGGTGCAATTGTAGCAAATAGCAAGCAAATTTTAGGCGCTGTAACGGAAATCGATCCAAACGGCTTGTACATTAAAGTGAAGCCAGACGGTGGAAGTAATCAAATGTACACAGTGAACTACAATACAGGATTCTTTAAAGACAGTAATTCTGTAGACTTAGATGTACTCTATGTCGGCGATCGCGTTCGTCTAAAATTTGCGAGCGCTAACACAAAAACAGTTTCACAAGTAGAAATTGTTAGTTCTTCATCTATTTTAGTGCAGGACCTTTATAAAGCTAAATTAAATACAGTGAATACTGGTAATAATACGATTACTGTGAAAAATTCACACCCATTATTAAACTGGGAGTTCGGTACCGCTGTATCACAAGCCCAAAAAACATATACATTTACAAATAACACTTCTATTTATGTCGGCAATACAAAAATTACGAAAGCAAAATTAAAAAACTATCAAAATAGTGATTTATACTTCGTAACAGCAAAACAATTTAGTAAAGAAATTGTTAATAAAATTATCGTGCTTAAAAATAATGAATTTACATTCTATCAACCAGTTACGAGTACGGATTTAACATTCAATCACTTTGTTTTATCGAATAAACGAAATTTAGAATATCATAAAGGGTCAATTTTAATTCGTAATGGTCGCTTAATTGAACCAGAAGGCTTTAATTCCATGAACTCAGCTAACTCAATGGTTCAAACATCAGCCTTTGTCATTGCTGATGGTGTAGCAAATCCAAAGTATGCACATGTAGTAGATATTACAAATGATAGCTTAAGTGCACCTAACTTAGCGGGACATCAACTATACTTCGGTATGCTTGATTTAGCAGATTTAGATGCCTATAAACTAGAACTTACAGATGTTCTTCAATATAAAAATAATCACTGGTCAAAATACAACGCAAATTCAATATTTGCTTTTAGTAACTCAACCGATGCAACGGAATTTAATAATACGTTAGTATTCCCAGAGATGGAATTAGACAGCTATGAAGGGGACTATGGTTATTTCTATGTGAAAAATGGACATGTTCAAGCAATTCATTTTGTTGGAAATGATTTGGGTTATGCACATTTGACTACAACAGGTCGCATTAAATCGATTAATTCAAATACAATGACAGTCAATAATGCGAGTCAGTGGCTTGAAAGTTCAGGTGAATGGACGTATTTAGGAGAGTCAGAAGTAGATTTAGATAATATTATGTTCATTAAAGGCGGCAAAGTTGTTGATAAAACGCAATTGAAATCTAATGACCGTGTCGTATTATTAATGGATGAAAATGAACATACACATATCGTTATCGTGAATTAA
- a CDS encoding YjfB family protein, whose protein sequence is MDIAALAMSMKQAELMQNVSLAVTKQAMEFQEQSTDQLLEIIDAPHPTLGQSIDVSI, encoded by the coding sequence ATGGATATTGCAGCACTAGCGATGTCGATGAAACAAGCAGAGTTGATGCAAAATGTTTCATTGGCGGTTACAAAACAAGCGATGGAATTTCAAGAGCAATCTACGGATCAACTGTTAGAAATTATAGATGCTCCACACCCAACATTAGGTCAATCGATTGATGTATCTATCTAA
- the yihA gene encoding ribosome biogenesis GTP-binding protein YihA/YsxC, which translates to MKVHNVEMIGSFVRPEQFPEDGLPEFALAGRSNVGKSSFINRMIGRKAMARISSKPGKTQQLNFYKIEEQLFFVDVPGYGYAKVSKSERAAWGKMIEKYFMSREPLKAVVLIVDLRHDPTNDDCMMYDFLKHYNIPVIVVATKADKIPKGKWDKHKKAVRETLEMDKQDPLLVFSSEKGLGLEQAWTEIESRM; encoded by the coding sequence ATGAAAGTCCATAACGTTGAAATGATCGGTAGTTTTGTCCGACCAGAGCAATTCCCAGAAGACGGCCTACCTGAGTTTGCCTTAGCAGGTCGCTCTAATGTCGGAAAATCATCGTTCATAAATCGTATGATTGGCCGTAAAGCAATGGCGCGAATTTCGTCAAAGCCTGGTAAAACACAACAGTTAAACTTCTATAAAATTGAAGAACAATTGTTTTTCGTGGATGTACCTGGTTACGGCTATGCAAAAGTTTCAAAATCAGAACGTGCAGCATGGGGAAAAATGATTGAAAAGTATTTCATGAGTCGCGAACCATTAAAAGCTGTTGTATTAATTGTTGATTTACGTCATGATCCAACAAACGATGACTGCATGATGTATGATTTCTTAAAGCACTATAATATTCCAGTAATCGTTGTTGCAACGAAAGCGGATAAAATCCCTAAAGGTAAGTGGGACAAACATAAAAAGGCAGTACGTGAAACATTAGAAATGGATAAACAAGATCCATTACTAGTCTTCTCATCTGAAAAGGGCTTAGGCTTAGAACAGGCTTGGACTGAAATCGAATCACGTATGTAA
- the lon gene encoding endopeptidase La: MEVNTRVTKKINNMPILPLRGLLVYPTMVLHIDVGRERSVAALEHAMLGDSTIFLITQKDLRVESPVKSDLFEMGTLAKVKQMLKLPNGTLRILVEGINRAKLLRYEETEKFAVADLEIFEDDQYKDSETEALMRTVLTYFEKYAKSSNKITTETIESVLDIEEPGRLADVITSHLPFKIGEKQEVLALTNIKKRLDHLMIRLHDEQEILNLEKKISTKVKQAMERTQKEYYLREQMKAIQTELGDRDGKTGEIAELRKKIESSGMPDSTLKVAYKELDRYEKLPAASAESGVIRNYLEWLVTIPWSEKTEDRIDIAYAEEILNRDHDGLEKVKERVLEYLSVRQLMNSLRGPILCLAGPPGVGKTSLARSIAESLDRKFVRVSLGGVRDESEIRGHRRTYVGAMPGRIIQGMKKAGTVNPVFLLDEIDKMSNDFRGDPSAAMLEVLDPEQNNTFSDHFIEEPYSLQDVLFVATANDLSTIPAPLLDRMEIINIAGYTEYEKTEITKNHLIPKQMKEHGLKKAQLAIKDEAITDLIRYYTREAGVRGLERQVATVCRKAAKKIVAAEKKKVTVSSKVLVDMLGKHRFRYGQAETENQVGVATGLAYTTVGGDTLQIEVSLTPGKGKLILTGKLGDVMKESAQIALSYVRTLTHQLDLDADYFEQHDIHLHVPEGAVPKDGPSAGITMATAIVSAITGKAIKREIGMTGEITLRGRVLPIGGLKEKSLSAHRAGLTTIIIPKDNERDIDDIPETVREQLTFKLVSQAEEVLAIALDGGFRK; this comes from the coding sequence ATGGAGGTGAATACCCGCGTGACAAAAAAAATTAATAATATGCCAATTTTACCTTTAAGAGGATTGCTCGTTTACCCTACAATGGTTTTACATATTGATGTGGGTCGAGAGCGTTCGGTAGCTGCTTTAGAACATGCGATGTTAGGAGATAGTACAATCTTTTTAATCACTCAAAAGGATTTACGCGTTGAATCCCCAGTGAAATCAGACCTTTTCGAAATGGGAACACTTGCAAAAGTAAAACAAATGTTGAAATTGCCAAATGGAACTTTACGAATTTTGGTAGAAGGTATTAATCGAGCAAAATTATTGCGTTATGAGGAAACAGAAAAATTTGCGGTAGCTGATCTTGAAATTTTTGAAGATGATCAGTACAAAGATTCAGAAACAGAAGCATTAATGCGCACAGTATTAACCTATTTTGAAAAGTATGCAAAATCTTCGAATAAAATTACAACTGAAACAATTGAATCTGTTTTAGACATTGAAGAGCCTGGCCGTTTAGCAGATGTCATCACTTCCCATTTACCATTTAAAATCGGGGAAAAGCAAGAAGTGTTAGCACTAACGAACATAAAAAAACGTCTAGATCATTTAATGATTCGATTGCATGATGAGCAAGAAATTTTAAATTTAGAGAAAAAAATTAGCACAAAAGTAAAACAAGCAATGGAGCGCACGCAAAAGGAATATTATTTACGTGAGCAAATGAAAGCAATTCAAACAGAGCTTGGCGATCGAGACGGTAAAACAGGTGAAATCGCAGAGCTTCGTAAAAAAATCGAAAGTTCAGGTATGCCTGATTCAACGTTAAAAGTGGCTTATAAAGAATTAGACCGCTATGAAAAGCTACCAGCAGCAAGTGCTGAAAGTGGTGTTATTCGAAACTATTTGGAATGGTTAGTAACTATTCCATGGAGCGAAAAAACAGAAGACCGTATTGATATTGCCTATGCGGAAGAAATTTTAAATCGTGATCATGACGGGTTAGAAAAAGTAAAAGAGCGTGTATTAGAATATTTATCTGTTCGCCAATTAATGAATTCATTACGCGGGCCGATTCTTTGTTTAGCTGGACCTCCAGGGGTTGGTAAAACAAGCTTAGCACGTTCAATTGCAGAAAGTTTAGACCGTAAATTTGTTCGTGTATCACTTGGTGGTGTACGTGATGAATCGGAAATTCGTGGTCACCGTCGTACGTATGTCGGTGCAATGCCTGGGCGTATCATTCAAGGGATGAAAAAAGCAGGTACAGTCAATCCTGTGTTCTTACTAGATGAAATCGATAAAATGTCGAATGATTTCCGTGGCGACCCTTCAGCAGCAATGCTTGAAGTGTTAGATCCAGAACAAAACAACACATTCAGTGATCATTTCATTGAAGAACCATACAGTCTACAAGATGTTTTATTCGTTGCAACGGCAAATGACTTAAGCACAATTCCAGCACCGCTTCTTGACCGTATGGAAATCATTAATATTGCAGGCTATACAGAGTATGAAAAAACAGAAATTACAAAAAATCATTTAATTCCTAAGCAAATGAAGGAACATGGTTTAAAGAAAGCACAATTAGCGATTAAAGATGAAGCAATTACAGATTTAATTCGTTACTATACGCGTGAAGCGGGTGTACGTGGGTTGGAACGCCAAGTAGCAACGGTTTGTCGTAAAGCAGCGAAGAAAATTGTTGCGGCTGAAAAGAAAAAAGTAACAGTGAGCTCAAAAGTATTAGTCGATATGCTCGGTAAACACCGTTTCCGTTACGGGCAAGCTGAAACTGAAAACCAAGTGGGTGTAGCAACAGGTCTTGCATACACGACAGTTGGTGGCGATACGCTACAAATTGAGGTTTCATTAACACCTGGTAAAGGGAAATTAATATTAACCGGGAAGCTTGGCGACGTGATGAAGGAATCAGCTCAAATCGCATTATCTTATGTTCGTACATTGACGCATCAGCTTGATTTAGATGCCGATTACTTCGAACAACATGATATTCACTTGCACGTACCAGAAGGTGCAGTACCAAAAGACGGACCATCAGCAGGTATTACGATGGCGACGGCAATTGTATCTGCAATTACTGGTAAAGCGATAAAACGTGAAATCGGAATGACAGGTGAAATTACACTTCGTGGTCGCGTGTTACCAATCGGTGGCTTAAAAGAGAAATCATTAAGTGCACACCGTGCTGGTTTAACAACAATCATCATTCCAAAAGATAATGAGCGCGATATTGATGATATTCCAGAAACAGTTCGTGAGCAGCTCACATTTAAACTAGTGTCACAAGCAGAAGAAGTTCTAGCGATTGCACTAGACGGAGGTTTTAGAAAGTAA